From Prionailurus bengalensis isolate Pbe53 chromosome F2, Fcat_Pben_1.1_paternal_pri, whole genome shotgun sequence, one genomic window encodes:
- the CF2H8orf82 gene encoding UPF0598 protein C8orf82 homolog yields MWRACRALRPCAVVLARSPETRACGGGGGVSYTQGQTPEPQTREYFYYVDHQGQLFLDDSKMKNFITCFKDPQFLVTFFSRLRPNHSGRYEASFPFLSPCGRERNFLRCEDRPVVFTHLLASGSGPPRLSYCGGGEALAVPFEPARLLPLAANGRLYHPAPERAGGVGLVRSALAFELSACFEYPPGAPALPSHVRWQGRRLALTMDLAPLLLAASRP; encoded by the exons GACCCGGGCctgcggcgggggcgggggcgtcTCCTACACGCAGGGCCAGACCCCAGAGCCCCAGACGCGAGAGTATTTTTATTATGTGGATCATCAGGGCCAG CTTTTCCTGGATGACTCCAAAATGAAGAACTTCATCACCTGCTTCAAAG ACCCACAGTTCCTGGTCACCTTCTTCTCCCGCCTGAGACCCAACCACAGCGGTCGCTACGAggcctctttccccttcctctcgcCCTGCGGCAGAGAGCGCAATTTCCTGCGCTGCGAAGACCGGCCGGTGGTCTTCACGCACCTGCTGGCCTCGGGCTCCGGGCCCCCGCGTCTCTCCTATTGCGGCGGCGGTGAGGCCCTGGCCGTGCCCTTCGAGCCGGCGCGTCTGCTGCCTCTGGCCGCCAACGGCCGCCTCTACCACCCCGCGCCAGAGCGAGCGGGCGGCGTGGGTCTGGTGCGCTCGGCCCTAGCCTTCGAGCTTAGCGCCTGCTTCGAGTACCCGCCCGGCGCGCCCGCGCTGCCCTCACACGTGCGCTGGCAAGGCCGCCGCCTCGCCCTCACCATGGACCTGGCCCCGCTGCTGCTCGCCGCCTCGCGGCCCTGA
- the LRRC24 gene encoding leucine-rich repeat-containing protein 24 isoform X1 has product MFFAGSQVLGAGLPTCVSGGTSHPGWTIRRPVRRLQLRGPRPVPREMAPGAPTLLLLWLLWFPGFPPRAAGCPAACRCYSATVECGALRLRVVPPGIPPGTQTLFLQDNSIARLEPGVLAPLAALRRLYLHNNSLRALEPGVFRAQSRLLELALTGNRLRGLRVGAFAGLAQLRALYLAGNQLVQLLDFTFLHLPRLQELHLQENSIELLEDQALAGLSSLALLDLSRNQLGTISREALQPLASLQVLRLTENPWRCDCALHWLGAWIKEGGQRLLSSRDKNIMCAEPPRLALQSLLDISGSSLICIPPSVHVEPLEVTANLGEDLRVACQASGYPQPLVTWRKVAQPREGQPRAQIQPEGGAPRPGGPGASDTGSGMLFLTNITLAHAGKYECEASNAGGAARVPFQLLVNLSQQQQLQLAPPPPPAAGPVSHEPLQEAGSMAFRALGLATQTAIAGAIALLTLTALLLATMICRRRRKRKKAPGLPGEGALFVNDYSDGPCTFAQLEELRDERGHEMFVIDRSKPLFAEGPTEAADGAATGPAQGLPLQPPAAYEIHC; this is encoded by the exons ATGTTCTTCGCTGGCTCTCAAGTGTTAGGGGCAGGCCTGCCAACCTGTGTTTCAGGAGGCACATCACATCCAGGGTGGACTATAAGGAGGCCCGTCAGGAGGTTGCAGCTTCGTGGTCCGCGGCCGGTCCCGCGGGAGATGGCCCCGGGGGCGCCCACAttgctgctgctgtggctgctgtggTTCCCTGGCTTCCCGCCCCGCGCTGCCGGCTGCCCAGCCGCCTGCCGCTGCTACAGCGCCACGGTGGAGTGCGGCGCCCTGCGGCTTCGCGTCGTCCCGCCCGGAATCCCACCCGGGACGCAG ACGCTGTTCCTGCAGGACAACAGCATCGCGCGCCTGGAACCGGGCGTACTGGCGCCTCTCGCCGCCCTGCGCCGTCTCTACCTGCACAATAACAGCCTGCGCGCCCTGGAGCCAGGCGTCTTCCGCGCGCAGTCACGCCTGCTAGAGCTAGCGCTCACCGGCAACCGGCTACGCGGCTTGCGAGTTGGCGCTTTCGCGGGCCTGGCCCAGCTGCGTGCACTCTACCTGGCTGGTAACCAGCTAGTGCAGCTGCTGGATTTCACCTTCCTGCACCTACCG CGACTGCAGGAGCTGCACCTGCAGGAAAACAGCATTGAGCTGCTGGAGGACCAGGCCCTGGCTGGGCTTTCCTCACTAGCACTGCTGGACCTCAGCAGGAACCAACTGGGCACCATCAGTCGTGAGGCCCTACAGCCCCTGGCCAGCCTGCAGGTCCTGCGCCTCACAG AGAACCCATGGCGCTGTGACTGTGCCCTGCACTGGCTGGGAGCATGGATCAAGGAAGGGGGCCAGCGGCTGCTCAGCTCCAGGGACAAGAACATCATGTGTGCAGAGCCCCCGCGCCTGGCACTTCAAAGTCTCCTGGACATATCTGGCAGTAGCCTCATCTGCATCCCGCCCTCTGTACACGTGGAGCCGCTGGAGGTGACGGCCAACCTGGGTGAGGACCTGCGCGTTGCCTGCCAGGCTTCCGGCTACCCGCAGCCCCTGGTGACCTGGAGAAAGGTGGCCCAGCCTCGTGAAGGGCAGCCACGGGCCCAGATCCAGCCAGAAGGCGGGGCACCGCGCCCAGGCGGGCCCGGCGCCTCTGACACGGGCAGCGGCATGCTCTTCCTCACCAACATCACCCTGGCCCACGCTGGAAAGTACGAGTGCGAGGCCTCCAACGCCGGCGGCGCCGCCCGCGTGCCCTTCCAGCTCCTGGTCAACCTgtcccagcagcagcagctgcagctGGCGCCCCCGCCGCCTCCGGCCGCCGGCCCCGTCAGCCACGAGCCCCTGCAAGAGGCCGGCAGCATGGCCTTCCGCGCCCTGGGCCTGGCCACCCAGACGGCCATCGCGGGCGCCATCGCGCTCCTTACGCTCACGGCGCTGCTGCTGGCGACCATGATCTGCCGCCGGCGGCGCAAGAGAAAAAAGGCGCCGGGACTGCCGGGGGAGGGCGCGCTGTTCGTCAACGACTATTCGGACGGGCCCTGCACCTTCGCGCAGCTCGAGGAGCTCCGCGACGAGCGAGGCCACGAGATGTTCGTCATCGACCGTTCCAAGCCACTCTTCGCCGAGGGCCCGACGGAGGCTGCCGATGGCGCAGCAACCGGGCCGGCGCAGGGCCTCCCGCTGCAGCCGCCGGCAGCCTACGAGATCCACTGCTGA
- the LRRC14 gene encoding leucine-rich repeat-containing protein 14 isoform X2 has protein sequence MHTLVFLSTRQVLQCQPAACQALPLLPRELFPLLFKVAFMDKKTVVLRELVHTWPFPLLSFQQLLQECAHCSRALLQERPSTESMQAVILGLTARLHTPETEAGTQPLCRKHALRVLDMTGLLDDGVEQDPGTMSMWDCTAAVARTCIAQQQGGTADPGPAPIPVEVRVDLRVNRASYSFLREALRSSVGSPLRLCCRDLRAEDLPMRNTVALLQLLDAGCLRRVDLRFNNLGLRGLSVIIPHVARFQHLASLRLHYVHGDSRQPSVDGEDNFRYFLAQMGRFTCLRELSMGSSLLSGRLDQLLSTLQSPLESLELAFCALLPEDLRFLARSPHAVHLKKLDLSGNDLSGSQLEPFQGLLQAAAATLLHLELTECQLADTQLLATLPVLTRCTSLRYLGLYGNPLSMAGLKELLRDSVVQAELRTVVHPFPVDCYEGLPWPPPASVLLEASINEEKFARVEAELHQLLLASGRAHVLWTTDIYGRLAADYFSL, from the exons ATGCACACGCTTGTGTTCCTGAGCACGCGGCAGGTGCTCCAGTGTCAGCCAGCTGCCTGCCAGGCCCTACCCCTGCTGCCTCGAGAGCTCTTCCCCCTGCTGTTCAAGGTGGCCTTCATGGACAAGAAGACTGTTGTGCTTCGCGAGCTGGTGCACACATGGCCCTTCCCGCTGCTCAGCTTCCAGCAGCTGCTGCAGGAATGTGCTCACTGCAGCCGGGCCTTGCTGCAAGAGCGCCCCAGCACAGAGAGCATGCAGGCTGTGATCCTGGGGCTGACAGCCCGGCTCCACACCCCAGAGACCGAGGCTGGCACACAGCCTCTCTGCAG GAAGCATGCCCTGCGGGTGCTGGACATGACGGGCCTACTGGATGACGGCGTGGAGCAGGACCCTGGCACCATGAGCATGTGGGACTGCACAGCAGCTGTGGCCCGCACCTGCATAGCACAGCAGCAGGGCGGGACCGCGGATCCTGGGCCAGCCCCCATTCCTGTGGAGGTTCGTGTGGACCTGCGGGTGAACCGGGCCTCTTACTCGTTCCTGCGGGAGGCACTCCGGAGCAGTGTGGGCAGTCCCCTGCGGCTCTGCTGCCGGGACCTGCGGGCTGAGGACCTGCCCATGCGCAACACTGTGGCTTTGCTGCAGCTGCTGGATGCGGGCTGCCTGCGCCGTGTGGACCTGCGCTTTAACAACTTGGGCCTGCGTGGCCTGTCTGTTATCATCCCACATGTGGCCCGATTCCAGCACCTGGCCAGCCTGCGGCTGCACTATGTGCATGGGGACTCGAGGCAGCCCTCTGTGGATGGCGAGGACAACTTTCGCTACTTCCTGGCCCAGATGGGCCGCTTCACTTGTCTGCGGGAACTCAGCATGGGCTCCTCTCTTCTCTCGGGGCGGCTGGACCAGCTGCTCAG CACCCTGCAGAGTCCCTTGGAGAGCCTGGAGCTGGCCTTCTGTGCCCTGCTGCCCGAGGATCTGCGCTTCCTGGCACGGAGCCCCCATGCTGTCCACCTCAAGAAGTTGGACCTTAGTGGCAACGACCTGTCCGGCAGCCAGCTGGAGCCTTTCCAGGGTCTGCTGCAGGCAGCAGCAGCCACACTGCTACACCTCGAGCTGACTGAGTGCCAGCTTGCTGATACCCAGCTGCTGGCCACGCTCCCTGTGTTGACGCGCTGTACCAGCCTCCGCTACCTCGGTCTCTATGGCAACCCACTGTCCATGGCGGGCCTCAAGGAGCTCCTACGGGATTCGGTAGTGCAGGCTGAGCTACGCACGGTGGTGCACCCCTTCCCTGTGGACTGCTATGAGGGTTTGCCCTGGCCACCGCCTGCCTCTGTCCTGCTGGAAGCTTCCATCAATGAGGAGAAGTTTGCTCGTGTGGAGGCGGAGTTGCACCAGCTGCTACTGGCCTCAGGTCGTGCTCATGTGCTCTGGACCACTGACATTTATGGGCGCCTGGCCGCAGACTACTTCAGCCTATGA
- the LRRC24 gene encoding leucine-rich repeat-containing protein 24 isoform X2 codes for MFFAGSQVLGAGLPTCVSGGTSHPGWTIRRPVRRLQLRGPRPVPREMAPGAPTLLLLWLLWFPGFPPRAAGCPAACRCYSATVECGALRLRVVPPGIPPGTQTLFLQDNSIARLEPGVLAPLAALRRLYLHNNSLRALEPGVFRAQSRLLELALTGNRLRGLRVGAFAGLAQLRALYLAGNQLVQLLDFTFLHLPELHLQENSIELLEDQALAGLSSLALLDLSRNQLGTISREALQPLASLQVLRLTENPWRCDCALHWLGAWIKEGGQRLLSSRDKNIMCAEPPRLALQSLLDISGSSLICIPPSVHVEPLEVTANLGEDLRVACQASGYPQPLVTWRKVAQPREGQPRAQIQPEGGAPRPGGPGASDTGSGMLFLTNITLAHAGKYECEASNAGGAARVPFQLLVNLSQQQQLQLAPPPPPAAGPVSHEPLQEAGSMAFRALGLATQTAIAGAIALLTLTALLLATMICRRRRKRKKAPGLPGEGALFVNDYSDGPCTFAQLEELRDERGHEMFVIDRSKPLFAEGPTEAADGAATGPAQGLPLQPPAAYEIHC; via the exons ATGTTCTTCGCTGGCTCTCAAGTGTTAGGGGCAGGCCTGCCAACCTGTGTTTCAGGAGGCACATCACATCCAGGGTGGACTATAAGGAGGCCCGTCAGGAGGTTGCAGCTTCGTGGTCCGCGGCCGGTCCCGCGGGAGATGGCCCCGGGGGCGCCCACAttgctgctgctgtggctgctgtggTTCCCTGGCTTCCCGCCCCGCGCTGCCGGCTGCCCAGCCGCCTGCCGCTGCTACAGCGCCACGGTGGAGTGCGGCGCCCTGCGGCTTCGCGTCGTCCCGCCCGGAATCCCACCCGGGACGCAG ACGCTGTTCCTGCAGGACAACAGCATCGCGCGCCTGGAACCGGGCGTACTGGCGCCTCTCGCCGCCCTGCGCCGTCTCTACCTGCACAATAACAGCCTGCGCGCCCTGGAGCCAGGCGTCTTCCGCGCGCAGTCACGCCTGCTAGAGCTAGCGCTCACCGGCAACCGGCTACGCGGCTTGCGAGTTGGCGCTTTCGCGGGCCTGGCCCAGCTGCGTGCACTCTACCTGGCTGGTAACCAGCTAGTGCAGCTGCTGGATTTCACCTTCCTGCACCTACCG GAGCTGCACCTGCAGGAAAACAGCATTGAGCTGCTGGAGGACCAGGCCCTGGCTGGGCTTTCCTCACTAGCACTGCTGGACCTCAGCAGGAACCAACTGGGCACCATCAGTCGTGAGGCCCTACAGCCCCTGGCCAGCCTGCAGGTCCTGCGCCTCACAG AGAACCCATGGCGCTGTGACTGTGCCCTGCACTGGCTGGGAGCATGGATCAAGGAAGGGGGCCAGCGGCTGCTCAGCTCCAGGGACAAGAACATCATGTGTGCAGAGCCCCCGCGCCTGGCACTTCAAAGTCTCCTGGACATATCTGGCAGTAGCCTCATCTGCATCCCGCCCTCTGTACACGTGGAGCCGCTGGAGGTGACGGCCAACCTGGGTGAGGACCTGCGCGTTGCCTGCCAGGCTTCCGGCTACCCGCAGCCCCTGGTGACCTGGAGAAAGGTGGCCCAGCCTCGTGAAGGGCAGCCACGGGCCCAGATCCAGCCAGAAGGCGGGGCACCGCGCCCAGGCGGGCCCGGCGCCTCTGACACGGGCAGCGGCATGCTCTTCCTCACCAACATCACCCTGGCCCACGCTGGAAAGTACGAGTGCGAGGCCTCCAACGCCGGCGGCGCCGCCCGCGTGCCCTTCCAGCTCCTGGTCAACCTgtcccagcagcagcagctgcagctGGCGCCCCCGCCGCCTCCGGCCGCCGGCCCCGTCAGCCACGAGCCCCTGCAAGAGGCCGGCAGCATGGCCTTCCGCGCCCTGGGCCTGGCCACCCAGACGGCCATCGCGGGCGCCATCGCGCTCCTTACGCTCACGGCGCTGCTGCTGGCGACCATGATCTGCCGCCGGCGGCGCAAGAGAAAAAAGGCGCCGGGACTGCCGGGGGAGGGCGCGCTGTTCGTCAACGACTATTCGGACGGGCCCTGCACCTTCGCGCAGCTCGAGGAGCTCCGCGACGAGCGAGGCCACGAGATGTTCGTCATCGACCGTTCCAAGCCACTCTTCGCCGAGGGCCCGACGGAGGCTGCCGATGGCGCAGCAACCGGGCCGGCGCAGGGCCTCCCGCTGCAGCCGCCGGCAGCCTACGAGATCCACTGCTGA
- the LRRC14 gene encoding leucine-rich repeat-containing protein 14 isoform X1, translating into MRWLPAWPGAMHTLVFLSTRQVLQCQPAACQALPLLPRELFPLLFKVAFMDKKTVVLRELVHTWPFPLLSFQQLLQECAHCSRALLQERPSTESMQAVILGLTARLHTPETEAGTQPLCRKHALRVLDMTGLLDDGVEQDPGTMSMWDCTAAVARTCIAQQQGGTADPGPAPIPVEVRVDLRVNRASYSFLREALRSSVGSPLRLCCRDLRAEDLPMRNTVALLQLLDAGCLRRVDLRFNNLGLRGLSVIIPHVARFQHLASLRLHYVHGDSRQPSVDGEDNFRYFLAQMGRFTCLRELSMGSSLLSGRLDQLLSTLQSPLESLELAFCALLPEDLRFLARSPHAVHLKKLDLSGNDLSGSQLEPFQGLLQAAAATLLHLELTECQLADTQLLATLPVLTRCTSLRYLGLYGNPLSMAGLKELLRDSVVQAELRTVVHPFPVDCYEGLPWPPPASVLLEASINEEKFARVEAELHQLLLASGRAHVLWTTDIYGRLAADYFSL; encoded by the exons GTGGCTTCCTGCCTGGCCCGGCGCCATGCACACGCTTGTGTTCCTGAGCACGCGGCAGGTGCTCCAGTGTCAGCCAGCTGCCTGCCAGGCCCTACCCCTGCTGCCTCGAGAGCTCTTCCCCCTGCTGTTCAAGGTGGCCTTCATGGACAAGAAGACTGTTGTGCTTCGCGAGCTGGTGCACACATGGCCCTTCCCGCTGCTCAGCTTCCAGCAGCTGCTGCAGGAATGTGCTCACTGCAGCCGGGCCTTGCTGCAAGAGCGCCCCAGCACAGAGAGCATGCAGGCTGTGATCCTGGGGCTGACAGCCCGGCTCCACACCCCAGAGACCGAGGCTGGCACACAGCCTCTCTGCAG GAAGCATGCCCTGCGGGTGCTGGACATGACGGGCCTACTGGATGACGGCGTGGAGCAGGACCCTGGCACCATGAGCATGTGGGACTGCACAGCAGCTGTGGCCCGCACCTGCATAGCACAGCAGCAGGGCGGGACCGCGGATCCTGGGCCAGCCCCCATTCCTGTGGAGGTTCGTGTGGACCTGCGGGTGAACCGGGCCTCTTACTCGTTCCTGCGGGAGGCACTCCGGAGCAGTGTGGGCAGTCCCCTGCGGCTCTGCTGCCGGGACCTGCGGGCTGAGGACCTGCCCATGCGCAACACTGTGGCTTTGCTGCAGCTGCTGGATGCGGGCTGCCTGCGCCGTGTGGACCTGCGCTTTAACAACTTGGGCCTGCGTGGCCTGTCTGTTATCATCCCACATGTGGCCCGATTCCAGCACCTGGCCAGCCTGCGGCTGCACTATGTGCATGGGGACTCGAGGCAGCCCTCTGTGGATGGCGAGGACAACTTTCGCTACTTCCTGGCCCAGATGGGCCGCTTCACTTGTCTGCGGGAACTCAGCATGGGCTCCTCTCTTCTCTCGGGGCGGCTGGACCAGCTGCTCAG CACCCTGCAGAGTCCCTTGGAGAGCCTGGAGCTGGCCTTCTGTGCCCTGCTGCCCGAGGATCTGCGCTTCCTGGCACGGAGCCCCCATGCTGTCCACCTCAAGAAGTTGGACCTTAGTGGCAACGACCTGTCCGGCAGCCAGCTGGAGCCTTTCCAGGGTCTGCTGCAGGCAGCAGCAGCCACACTGCTACACCTCGAGCTGACTGAGTGCCAGCTTGCTGATACCCAGCTGCTGGCCACGCTCCCTGTGTTGACGCGCTGTACCAGCCTCCGCTACCTCGGTCTCTATGGCAACCCACTGTCCATGGCGGGCCTCAAGGAGCTCCTACGGGATTCGGTAGTGCAGGCTGAGCTACGCACGGTGGTGCACCCCTTCCCTGTGGACTGCTATGAGGGTTTGCCCTGGCCACCGCCTGCCTCTGTCCTGCTGGAAGCTTCCATCAATGAGGAGAAGTTTGCTCGTGTGGAGGCGGAGTTGCACCAGCTGCTACTGGCCTCAGGTCGTGCTCATGTGCTCTGGACCACTGACATTTATGGGCGCCTGGCCGCAGACTACTTCAGCCTATGA